The following are encoded together in the Poseidonibacter lekithochrous genome:
- a CDS encoding rhodanese-like domain-containing protein has product MNKKLLLTLVLLFTAIFVNAQEVNFQTAMFYKADIDSKEAYKMQQEGALLIDVRTKREFVHSRAKGSILIPLFYEKNRKRVFNKEFLNQVYKQVNKNLNKTIVLICRSGSRTKLAANLLSYNGFKDIYNIKKGFQYDWSKTNLPVEKN; this is encoded by the coding sequence ATGAATAAAAAACTATTACTTACGTTAGTACTATTATTTACAGCAATTTTTGTTAATGCGCAAGAAGTTAATTTTCAAACTGCAATGTTTTATAAAGCAGATATAGATTCAAAAGAAGCATATAAAATGCAACAAGAAGGTGCTTTATTAATAGATGTAAGAACAAAAAGAGAATTTGTTCATAGCAGAGCTAAAGGCTCTATTCTTATTCCTTTGTTTTATGAAAAGAATAGAAAAAGAGTTTTTAATAAAGAATTTTTAAATCAAGTCTATAAGCAAGTAAATAAAAACTTAAATAAAACAATAGTTTTAATATGTAGAAGTGGCTCTAGAACTAAACTTGCAGCAAATCTTTTATCATATAATGGGTTTAAAGATATATATAATATAAAAAAAGGTTTTCAATACGATTGGTCGAAAACAAATTTACCAGTAGAGAAAAACTAA
- the nadB gene encoding L-aspartate oxidase, which produces MVYDYVIIGTGIAGLNAARLIPKDKKVLVLCKKSTWDCNTFWAQGGIASAVDESDIPSHIQDTLTAGVDHNDKQAVELLSKKSQDAVKSLIDSGLEFDLNDKGELAFTKEAAHSRNRILHADGDATGRMMHMFLLEQCHHQIVTDAVVNDLLIQDDICYGVQYFTSETEQTVAYAHNTIIASGGVGSIYRYHTNSTAIAGEIQGIISEKGLALKDMEMMQFHPTVVKGTHFARKPLLSEALRGEGAHIVDDHGNRFLFAYHKDGELAPRDVVSRSIFDYHQKTGTSVYLSFENFEKPFFKKRFPNIYANLKDLGYDLPFERVPISPAFHYSMGGIETSLDGKVKGMKNLYAVGEAACTGVHGANRLASNSLLEGLVFSQLAIEDTLKNDFKISYENYTNDIKSYIRNQGIDKNIKNNLRKIMWDNVAIVRNPSKLEAALNQIEKYLEEDVGRLLFLRLLTAKSILKSALKRKESLGAHYIKEN; this is translated from the coding sequence ATGGTTTACGATTACGTTATTATTGGTACGGGTATTGCTGGTTTAAACGCAGCAAGACTTATACCAAAAGATAAAAAGGTTTTAGTCTTATGTAAAAAATCTACATGGGATTGTAATACATTTTGGGCGCAAGGTGGTATAGCTAGTGCTGTTGATGAATCAGATATTCCTTCTCATATTCAAGATACATTAACTGCAGGAGTTGATCATAATGATAAACAAGCAGTTGAATTACTAAGCAAAAAATCACAAGATGCAGTAAAAAGTTTAATTGATTCAGGATTAGAGTTTGATTTAAATGATAAGGGTGAATTAGCCTTTACAAAAGAAGCAGCTCATAGTAGAAATAGAATTCTTCATGCAGATGGTGATGCAACTGGAAGAATGATGCATATGTTCTTATTAGAACAATGTCATCATCAAATTGTTACAGATGCTGTTGTAAATGATCTATTAATACAAGATGATATTTGTTACGGAGTTCAATACTTTACATCTGAGACTGAACAAACAGTTGCTTATGCTCATAATACAATTATTGCAAGTGGTGGAGTTGGTTCAATATATAGATACCATACAAACTCAACAGCAATCGCAGGTGAAATTCAAGGAATCATTAGCGAAAAAGGTTTAGCTTTAAAAGACATGGAGATGATGCAATTTCATCCAACTGTTGTAAAAGGTACACATTTTGCTAGAAAACCTCTATTAAGTGAAGCTTTAAGAGGAGAGGGTGCTCATATTGTAGATGATCATGGAAATAGATTCTTATTTGCTTATCATAAAGATGGAGAATTAGCTCCTAGAGATGTAGTAAGTAGATCTATATTTGATTATCACCAAAAAACTGGTACTAGTGTATATCTATCTTTTGAAAACTTTGAAAAACCATTTTTCAAAAAAAGATTCCCAAATATATATGCTAACTTAAAAGATTTAGGTTACGACTTACCTTTTGAGAGAGTTCCAATATCTCCTGCTTTTCATTATTCAATGGGTGGAATAGAAACATCACTTGATGGAAAAGTAAAAGGAATGAAAAATTTATATGCAGTTGGTGAAGCAGCTTGTACTGGAGTACATGGAGCGAATAGATTAGCTTCTAACTCTTTGCTTGAAGGACTGGTATTTTCGCAACTTGCAATAGAAGATACTTTAAAAAATGATTTTAAAATATCATATGAAAATTATACAAACGATATAAAATCCTACATTCGAAATCAAGGTATTGATAAAAATATCAAAAATAACTTGAGAAAGATTATGTGGGATAATGTGGCTATTGTTAGGAACCCTAGCAAACTTGAGGCTGCATTAAATCAAATAGAAAAATATTTAGAAGAAGATGTGGGTAGGCTGTTATTTTTAAGGCTACTTACGGCAAAATCTATTTTAAAATCTGCTCTTAAGCGAAAAGAATCGCTTGGAGCTCATTATATCAAGGAGAATTAA
- a CDS encoding 3',5'-cyclic-nucleotide phosphodiesterase, with protein MNYIKILGASGSKTKTTGTTSFQIFNDIVIDAGNIINSIGKEALYVNHIFLTHSHSDHITDLPFMLETFFEKRTKPLIIYALKETIQSLKSHTFNNEIWPDFTKINMINSDEKSLIFKEIELNEIISLGEYQIKPIHANHIEGSCGYIIEKDDLSFAISGDTYVNDSLWEEVNNNKKIKSLIIECSFPSEMDKLAHDSKHLTPKILASELEKLKRDDVQIFLYHLKASYHKRMQKEINDYNILKNNGKILEEGDVIHIDTGLIETDMIPKDKFERIMEINLALSNELNKDRLFEMILTLTKELTHADGGTLYIMSKDKRHLDFTVVHNNSLNIFMGGTKEKLTWNSLPLYLENGEKNLTMVAAVAALENKIVNIEDVYEEKAYNFEGTKAFDKIQDTDLNLC; from the coding sequence TTGAACTATATAAAAATATTGGGCGCAAGTGGAAGCAAAACAAAAACGACTGGAACAACTTCATTCCAAATATTTAATGATATTGTTATTGATGCTGGAAATATTATTAATTCTATAGGAAAAGAAGCATTATATGTTAATCATATTTTCCTAACTCACTCTCATTCAGATCATATTACTGACTTACCTTTTATGTTAGAAACTTTTTTTGAAAAAAGGACAAAACCTCTTATTATTTATGCATTAAAAGAGACTATTCAATCTCTAAAATCGCATACTTTTAATAATGAAATTTGGCCAGACTTTACAAAAATCAATATGATAAATTCAGATGAAAAATCTCTAATTTTTAAAGAAATTGAATTAAATGAAATTATTAGTCTTGGTGAATATCAGATTAAACCAATTCATGCAAACCATATTGAGGGTTCTTGTGGATATATAATTGAAAAAGATGATTTATCTTTTGCAATTAGTGGTGATACATATGTTAATGATTCTTTATGGGAAGAAGTTAATAACAACAAAAAAATAAAATCTTTAATAATTGAGTGTTCTTTTCCTAGTGAAATGGATAAATTAGCACATGATAGTAAACACCTAACTCCTAAAATTCTAGCAAGTGAATTAGAAAAATTAAAAAGAGACGATGTACAAATTTTCTTATATCATTTAAAAGCTTCTTATCATAAGAGAATGCAAAAAGAAATCAATGATTATAATATCCTAAAGAATAATGGAAAAATCCTTGAAGAAGGTGATGTAATCCATATTGATACAGGGCTTATTGAAACAGATATGATTCCTAAAGATAAGTTTGAACGTATTATGGAAATCAATCTTGCTTTATCAAATGAATTAAATAAAGATCGATTATTCGAAATGATATTAACACTAACAAAAGAGTTAACTCATGCAGATGGTGGAACCTTATATATCATGTCAAAAGATAAAAGACATCTTGATTTTACAGTTGTACATAATAACTCTCTAAATATTTTCATGGGTGGAACAAAAGAAAAATTAACATGGAATAGTTTACCTCTGTATTTAGAAAATGGTGAAAAAAACTTAACTATGGTTGCAGCAGTTGCGGCATTAGAGAATAAGATTGTTAATATTGAAGATGTATATGAAGAAAAAGCATATAACTTCGAAGGTACAAAAGCTTTTGATAAAATACAGGATACAGATCTAAATCTATGCTAG
- a CDS encoding cation diffusion facilitator family transporter, whose amino-acid sequence MTLQKKATVVSTSVAALLTLMKLVIGIASGSVAVLASAIDSILDMFVSIFNYFAITNSEKPADKTFNYGRGKIEALASVIEGTIITMSGLFLLYHAIKKAMDGTVSQYLDISLIVMILSLFITVFLVMYLNKIAKKTGSMVIKADALHYKTDVYTNAAVLVSLVLVNVTGFEIIDVIVGSAISLFIIYSAYELIHDGILVLLDRAVDDKIVIDIEKIINSNDRVNAYHLLKTREAGHQTFVEVHLVFDCIITLMDAHRASDDIERKIQELDEQRDWVINIHMDPYDDFMIDHK is encoded by the coding sequence ATGACTCTACAAAAAAAAGCAACAGTTGTATCTACATCTGTTGCTGCACTACTTACTTTAATGAAACTTGTAATTGGTATTGCAAGTGGTTCAGTAGCAGTTCTTGCTTCTGCAATCGACTCTATTCTAGATATGTTCGTATCTATTTTCAACTATTTTGCTATTACAAACTCTGAAAAACCAGCTGATAAAACATTTAACTATGGTCGTGGAAAAATTGAAGCCTTAGCTTCTGTTATTGAAGGTACGATTATTACAATGTCTGGGTTATTCTTACTATACCATGCAATTAAAAAAGCAATGGATGGTACAGTATCTCAGTACTTAGATATTTCATTAATTGTTATGATTTTATCTTTATTTATCACTGTTTTCTTAGTAATGTATCTAAACAAAATTGCTAAAAAAACTGGTTCTATGGTTATTAAAGCTGATGCTTTACACTATAAAACTGACGTTTATACAAATGCAGCTGTTTTAGTATCACTAGTTCTTGTAAATGTTACTGGCTTTGAAATTATAGATGTTATTGTAGGTTCTGCAATTTCATTATTTATTATCTATTCTGCTTATGAATTAATTCATGATGGTATTTTAGTACTATTAGATAGAGCTGTTGATGATAAAATTGTTATTGATATAGAGAAAATAATTAATTCTAATGATAGGGTTAATGCTTATCATTTATTAAAAACAAGGGAGGCTGGTCATCAAACTTTCGTTGAAGTGCATTTAGTTTTTGATTGTATTATTACTCTTATGGATGCCCATAGAGCAAGTGATGATATTGAACGAAAAATACAAGAATTAGATGAACAAAGAGACTGGGTTATAAATATTCATATGGACCCATACGACGATTTTATGATAGATCACAAATAA
- a CDS encoding CHASE2 domain-containing protein codes for MSKKLKKLLIYIMATLGVAIFLSTLYRNPSPLLDSFDNRLRDYLFQIRGEIPTSDSVIIVDIDEKSIKSLGQWPWSRDKVAKVLENLTNSGVAIIGFDIVFAEEDNSSPHSILKKYNIERENIPNYDEIFANTVANTPTILGYVFELEDKPHIAKTEPNIPGSISGKFNDFSINAYGTILNTPQIQENGYSSGFFNNIPDNSGIIRSVPLIISYNKDTYTSLSLEIMRLITQTESIYVDANEEDGIQNIILNDITIPTDRHGRIMVNFRGGSKTFEYYSALDIYNNEIPIEKLQDKIVLIGTSAIGLLDLRAISFDSVYPGVEVHANVIDNIIQGDFISRDVFLDIFEEYAIYILSFLIVFLIKYTPFWMNPVISLVFFAILMITAYWCLFDLGIIINIIFPLLTILLCTIIATLLDFFYEIKQEEAIKKKFAAKVSPEVMNNLLKNIDNNDFQAMEKEVTVFFSDVRGFTNISEQMATAKDLIEYLNEYMEPMSNIITKYEGTIDKYIGDAIMAYWNAPADVQNHADKAVKASLEQIGHLIELNDYLSKNKKPLIDIGIGLNTGPAVVGEMGSTGRSDYTVIGDAINLGARLESLCKYYNSKLNISNFTKEKLEEEYNFRFLDLVTVKGKKEAIEIWQVISQGELSSEIKEELEIYNKAISLYKNSDFVEALELFKIGEENEKRSNKRINSIYIERCEYYIQNPPIDFNGVYEHQTKG; via the coding sequence ATGAGTAAGAAACTAAAAAAACTACTTATTTATATAATGGCAACACTAGGTGTTGCCATATTTTTATCTACTTTATATAGAAACCCTTCTCCCTTACTTGACTCATTTGATAATAGACTAAGAGATTACTTATTTCAAATTAGAGGTGAGATTCCAACTAGTGATAGTGTTATTATCGTCGATATTGATGAAAAATCAATAAAATCTTTGGGACAGTGGCCTTGGAGTAGAGACAAAGTAGCTAAGGTACTTGAAAATCTTACAAACTCTGGTGTTGCAATCATTGGATTCGATATTGTTTTTGCAGAAGAAGATAATAGTTCACCCCACTCTATTTTGAAAAAATACAATATTGAAAGAGAGAACATTCCTAATTATGATGAAATATTTGCAAATACAGTTGCTAATACTCCCACTATTTTAGGATATGTATTTGAGCTTGAAGATAAACCTCATATTGCTAAAACAGAGCCAAATATCCCAGGTTCTATTAGTGGAAAGTTTAATGACTTTTCAATTAATGCTTATGGAACAATTCTAAATACTCCACAAATACAAGAGAATGGATACTCTAGTGGTTTCTTCAACAATATTCCAGATAACTCAGGAATTATTAGAAGTGTACCTTTGATTATCTCTTATAATAAAGATACATATACTTCTTTATCTTTAGAGATTATGCGACTAATTACTCAAACAGAATCTATTTATGTTGATGCAAATGAAGAAGATGGTATTCAAAATATTATTCTAAATGACATTACAATTCCAACAGATAGACATGGAAGAATTATGGTTAACTTCAGAGGTGGAAGTAAAACATTCGAATATTATTCTGCTTTAGACATATATAATAATGAAATACCTATAGAGAAGCTACAAGACAAAATTGTACTAATTGGTACCTCTGCTATTGGCTTACTAGATTTAAGAGCTATTTCCTTTGATTCTGTGTATCCAGGAGTTGAAGTACATGCAAATGTGATTGATAATATTATTCAAGGGGATTTTATATCTAGAGATGTATTTTTAGATATCTTTGAAGAGTATGCAATTTATATTCTTTCTTTTTTAATAGTATTTTTGATTAAATATACTCCTTTTTGGATGAATCCAGTGATTTCACTGGTATTTTTTGCAATATTAATGATTACAGCTTATTGGTGTTTATTTGATTTAGGAATTATTATTAATATAATATTCCCTCTTCTAACCATATTATTATGTACTATTATTGCTACCTTATTAGATTTCTTTTATGAAATAAAACAAGAAGAAGCCATTAAGAAAAAGTTTGCCGCAAAAGTTTCACCAGAAGTTATGAATAACTTATTAAAAAATATTGATAATAATGACTTTCAAGCCATGGAAAAAGAAGTTACAGTTTTCTTCAGTGATGTTAGAGGTTTTACTAATATTTCAGAACAGATGGCAACTGCAAAAGATTTAATTGAATATCTAAATGAATATATGGAACCTATGAGTAATATTATTACAAAATATGAAGGTACTATTGATAAATATATTGGTGATGCAATTATGGCATATTGGAATGCTCCTGCTGATGTACAAAATCATGCGGATAAAGCAGTAAAAGCTTCACTAGAACAAATTGGACACCTTATTGAATTAAATGATTACCTAAGTAAAAATAAAAAACCTCTAATTGATATAGGAATTGGTCTTAATACTGGACCTGCTGTTGTAGGTGAAATGGGAAGTACGGGAAGAAGTGATTATACAGTAATTGGAGATGCAATTAACCTAGGAGCTAGATTAGAGTCTTTATGTAAATATTATAATTCAAAACTAAATATATCAAATTTTACAAAAGAAAAACTAGAAGAAGAGTATAATTTCAGATTTCTTGACTTAGTAACAGTAAAAGGGAAAAAAGAAGCTATTGAAATTTGGCAAGTTATTTCTCAAGGAGAATTAAGCTCTGAAATAAAAGAAGAACTAGAAATATATAATAAAGCAATTTCCTTATATAAAAATTCAGATTTTGTAGAAGCATTAGAACTTTTTAAAATAGGTGAAGAGAATGAAAAGAGATCAAATAAAAGAATTAATAGTATTTATATAGAAAGATGTGAATATTATATTCAAAACCCACCTATTGATTTTAATGGTGTTTATGAGCATCAAACCAAAGGTTAG
- a CDS encoding M48 family metallopeptidase, with the protein MNFEYKLESISINVKLENKRHVKHCYLRVLSSDLVQIKANIYFSQEDAKKLLQKKESWILEQIKRLEKNALKEDEFLYFGKIQKKELYNIKDVDKFYKTQIQEYIPYLVEKHSKLMRLYPTSIKYRKNKNTWGSCNHKNGLNFNTLLCKFPLEVMEYVVIHELAHIKHKNHSRKFWDLVEVYCPNYKRVEETLRSFL; encoded by the coding sequence TTGAATTTTGAATATAAATTAGAATCTATTAGCATAAATGTCAAACTAGAAAATAAAAGACATGTAAAACATTGCTACCTGAGAGTTTTGAGCTCAGATTTAGTACAAATTAAGGCAAATATCTATTTTTCCCAAGAAGATGCAAAAAAATTACTACAAAAAAAAGAATCTTGGATTTTAGAGCAAATTAAAAGATTAGAAAAAAATGCTTTAAAAGAAGACGAATTTTTATACTTTGGAAAAATACAAAAAAAAGAGCTTTATAATATTAAAGATGTAGATAAATTTTATAAAACACAAATTCAAGAATACATACCTTATTTAGTAGAAAAACACTCAAAACTTATGAGACTTTACCCAACTTCAATAAAATATAGAAAAAACAAAAATACTTGGGGTTCGTGTAATCATAAAAATGGTTTGAATTTTAATACTTTGCTTTGTAAGTTTCCGCTTGAAGTAATGGAATATGTAGTTATTCACGAATTAGCACATATCAAACACAAAAATCATTCAAGAAAATTTTGGGATTTAGTAGAGGTGTATTGTCCTAATTATAAAAGGGTAGAAGAGACACTTAGGAGTTTCTTATAA
- a CDS encoding DUF721 domain-containing protein, producing MEDELTFKQELKKSFFSSEEKTANLKKVSYKQFKTTNNILTNIADQREFGEVRKRYKVHSFLEKILIKKIMNYVLFAFYRKEKLSIAVLHPVAQTELNYQKKMIMDYAKMLPEFKDIKEVAVFRYDKLYSFSKNYDKKAHDEFTSPFKKEQKDEVEPFFNERSYGIFENNIKDEKLHKQVEQIRELIRNS from the coding sequence TTGGAAGATGAATTAACTTTCAAACAAGAATTAAAGAAATCTTTTTTCTCATCTGAAGAAAAAACAGCTAATTTAAAAAAAGTTAGTTATAAACAATTTAAAACAACTAACAATATCCTAACAAACATCGCAGACCAAAGAGAGTTTGGAGAAGTAAGAAAAAGATATAAAGTACATAGTTTCCTAGAAAAGATATTAATTAAAAAAATAATGAATTATGTCTTATTTGCATTTTATAGAAAAGAAAAACTTTCAATTGCTGTTTTACATCCCGTTGCACAAACAGAATTAAATTATCAAAAAAAGATGATTATGGATTATGCAAAAATGCTTCCAGAATTTAAAGATATAAAAGAAGTTGCTGTATTTCGATATGACAAATTATACTCATTTAGTAAAAACTATGACAAAAAAGCACATGATGAATTTACTTCACCATTTAAAAAAGAACAAAAAGATGAAGTTGAACCATTTTTTAATGAAAGATCTTACGGAATTTTTGAAAATAATATAAAAGATGAAAAACTACATAAACAAGTGGAACAAATTAGAGAACTTATAAGAAACTCCTAA
- a CDS encoding pyridoxal phosphate-dependent aminotransferase — protein sequence MKIANRMENLSPSVTMAITALARDLKDQGKDILSFSAGEPDFNTPEVIKQSAIKAIQDGYTKYTAVEGIIETKQAIINKLKKDHNLEYQLDHIVVSNGAKHSLFNLFQLLIEKGDEVIIPAPYWVTYPEQVKYSDGVPVFIETDDSTEFKVTAQQVKDAITPKTKILLLNTPSNPTGAVYTRAELEEIGEVLKGTDILVFSDEMYEKIMYDGEKFTAAAEVSHDMFMRTVTINGLSKAVAMTGWRFGYIATPKTEIIKAMIKLQGQVTSNVNSITQHAAITALEGHADADIEMMRVEFEKRRNVAIESFNAIEGISCVKPQGAFYLFVNIKEVTPDSMKFAAELLEEKGVAVVPGLAFGTEGYFRFSFATDLASIEEGIRRIKDFVESK from the coding sequence ATGAAAATTGCAAACAGAATGGAAAACTTATCTCCATCGGTAACTATGGCAATTACTGCCTTAGCTAGAGATCTTAAAGATCAAGGTAAAGATATATTAAGTTTCAGTGCTGGAGAGCCTGATTTTAATACACCTGAAGTTATTAAACAATCAGCTATTAAAGCTATCCAAGACGGATATACAAAATACACAGCTGTAGAAGGTATTATCGAAACCAAACAAGCAATTATTAATAAGTTAAAAAAAGATCATAATTTAGAATATCAATTAGATCACATTGTTGTAAGTAATGGAGCTAAACATTCATTATTTAATCTTTTTCAATTATTAATAGAGAAAGGTGATGAAGTAATTATTCCAGCACCATACTGGGTTACTTATCCTGAACAAGTGAAATACTCTGATGGTGTTCCAGTATTTATTGAGACAGATGATTCAACAGAATTCAAAGTAACAGCACAACAAGTTAAAGATGCTATTACACCTAAAACTAAAATTCTTTTATTAAATACGCCATCTAACCCAACAGGTGCAGTTTATACAAGAGCTGAACTTGAAGAGATTGGTGAAGTTTTAAAAGGTACTGATATTTTAGTATTCTCTGATGAAATGTACGAAAAAATCATGTACGATGGTGAAAAATTCACAGCAGCCGCTGAAGTTTCTCACGATATGTTTATGAGAACTGTTACAATCAACGGTTTAAGTAAAGCAGTTGCTATGACTGGTTGGAGATTTGGATATATTGCTACTCCTAAAACGGAGATTATTAAAGCAATGATCAAACTTCAAGGTCAAGTAACATCAAATGTTAACTCAATTACTCAACATGCAGCAATTACTGCACTTGAAGGTCATGCTGATGCTGACATCGAAATGATGAGAGTTGAATTCGAGAAAAGAAGAAACGTTGCAATTGAATCATTCAATGCAATCGAAGGTATCTCTTGTGTTAAACCACAAGGTGCATTCTACTTATTCGTAAACATTAAAGAAGTTACACCAGATTCTATGAAATTCGCAGCAGAATTATTAGAAGAAAAAGGTGTAGCAGTTGTACCAGGATTAGCTTTTGGTACTGAGGGTTACTTTAGATTCTCTTTTGCTACTGATTTAGCAAGTATTGAAGAAGGTATTAGAAGAATCAAAGATTTCGTAGAATCTAAATAA
- a CDS encoding HD-GYP domain-containing protein: MINHENDVIGVLQLINKEKDLTNIIPFDASDERIIKALAGQAAMALTNSQLINSLEEFIAAFITTIGHAIDAKSPHTKNHIEKVAKISNLLAQAINDDKTIYKDIEYSIDDFKQIEIAAWMHDIGKISMPESIIEKSTKLQTLFDRIELIKERFEVLKRDTKIDYLEGKISKEEYEEKELQLSDDCKFLETANIGEEFMDDSKLERIIKISKYTYMKNGKEEEFLTKNELNNLSIRRGTLTDQEKRMMNSHAQLSLDMLEELPFPKKYSEVLNIAANHHEKLNGKGYPRGLSEKDLTLEDKIMILADIFEALTSSDRPYKDGKKLSEVFKILSFMVKDYEIDGELLKFFHEHEVLKEYSHQELKHTQIDESKLLY; this comes from the coding sequence TTGATTAATCATGAGAATGATGTAATTGGAGTACTACAACTTATCAATAAAGAAAAAGATTTAACAAATATTATTCCATTTGATGCATCTGATGAAAGAATTATTAAAGCTCTTGCAGGACAAGCGGCAATGGCACTTACTAATTCACAATTGATTAACTCATTAGAAGAGTTTATTGCTGCGTTTATTACGACAATTGGTCATGCTATTGATGCAAAATCACCACATACAAAAAATCACATTGAAAAAGTTGCGAAAATATCAAATCTTTTAGCACAAGCAATTAATGATGATAAAACTATTTATAAAGATATAGAATACTCAATAGATGATTTTAAACAAATAGAAATTGCCGCATGGATGCATGATATTGGTAAAATTTCTATGCCAGAATCTATTATTGAAAAATCTACAAAACTGCAAACATTATTTGATAGAATTGAATTAATCAAAGAGAGATTTGAAGTTTTAAAAAGAGATACTAAAATTGACTATCTTGAGGGTAAAATTTCAAAAGAAGAGTATGAAGAAAAAGAGCTTCAACTAAGTGATGATTGTAAGTTCTTAGAAACTGCAAATATTGGGGAAGAGTTTATGGATGATTCTAAACTTGAAAGAATCATTAAAATCTCAAAATACACTTATATGAAAAATGGGAAAGAGGAAGAATTCTTAACTAAAAATGAATTGAATAATCTATCTATTAGAAGAGGTACTTTAACTGATCAAGAAAAAAGAATGATGAATAGTCACGCACAATTATCATTAGATATGTTAGAAGAGTTACCCTTCCCTAAAAAATACTCTGAAGTATTAAATATAGCTGCTAATCATCATGAAAAACTAAATGGAAAAGGATATCCACGAGGTTTAAGTGAAAAAGACTTGACATTAGAAGATAAAATTATGATTTTAGCTGATATATTCGAAGCTCTTACTTCATCAGATAGACCATATAAAGATGGGAAAAAACTTTCAGAAGTATTTAAAATCCTTTCATTTATGGTAAAAGATTACGAAATTGATGGGGAACTACTAAAATTCTTCCATGAACATGAAGTATTAAAAGAATATTCTCATCAAGAATTAAAACATACACAAATTGACGAAAGTAAATTATTGTATTAA